A stretch of DNA from Henriciella sp. AS95:
GAGCTGGTCACGGCAGAGCTGATATTGCTGGTGATCGCACGGTTCACATTGCCCCAGCCGCCGGACCGGTGAGCCATATGGGCCCAGGCGGGATTATAGGCCTCGGCCTCTTTTGGCAGCATCTTCTCGAAATGCTTGGTCCACGGCTCTTCCACGCCAAGCGCAATCGCATAAGGCAGGAACGTCTCATACCGCTCCTTGGTCATCGGCGGCGGCCGGTCAGTCCCAACTTCAGCGGCGTTGAGCTGAAGCTTCTCGGCCTTCTCCAGGTAGAGCTTGAAGCCTTCAATCTCAGACCGCACTTTCTGGCCTTTCGGCGTTGCCGCCGGCATCAGATACATGAACAGCCCATTGAGCAGCGCCAGGGCGATTACAGCGCCGGTCAACAGGATCGACCAGTTCGCCGAATGCCGGATCGCGAACACAATTGCGATGGCCGACAGGATGATGGCCACCATCGTGTAGCCGAGATTCCATTTGAAATATGCGCTTCCAAACTTGTTGGAGAGCTTCTTCCGGAACGCGGTATAGGCGCTTGTAAAACTGGCATTGTATTTGTCGCCAAGCGTCAGCGTACCGCTCGAAAACAGCTTGCGGTCCAGCAGCGCCTCTTCTTCCGGCAGCTTGCCCTGACTGCCCGATTTAGGCGTCAGGACCGTGTTTGTCTTTCTCTGCGCATCGATATCGACAAAGCCCTTCACACCAAGATTGACGAGGGTCGCAATCAGCGCGTCATGACCGCTGAACCCGCGATGATAGATATGGTGGACGGCTGCGGGCGAATACCCTTTCGGCGCCTCATACCGCGCAAATACAGGGCCCTTCGGCGGGTCACGCCCAACCTTGTCCCAGGAGCGGTAGAGAAAGATGAACACGCCAACCAGCGACGCCATAAGGACGGCCAGAGACCCGTAGAGCTGCCACCAGATGCTGGTCTTGTCTGAGGTGGATGGCGGATCGATCATCCCCTTCTCGATCCCGACCGCAATGGTCAGGCCTTGATTGCGGGCGAGAGGCTCGGTCGTCTCGAACACGAAGGCATCGCCATCGCGGCGAAAGCGATAGGCGCTGGCCTTTTCTCCGAGGCCGCCCGTATACCCCGCCTGCTGCACCATCTGGACGCCGTCAGGAAAGCGCACCTCGGCCGTCGCTGTCAGAATGGGAAACGCCCAGTAGCTGCCTGTGACGTTCCAGTACAGCTCGTCATAGGTCTCATGATAGCGAATCTGGTTCTTCACCCGGTAGCGGACAACGTAGACATGCTCGCCGCGCGGAAGGATGACATCGGGATTGCCGATGCGGATGCGCCAGGCATTGTCTTCGGTACTCGTCTCATAGGGTTCGTCGCGGCCGTCACGGCGCACTGACATCACGCGATAATCATAGCGCAGCCGATCGCCCCCTTCGGTCTGGGTGTAGTAGCGCGGCAGATCCCGGAAGATACCGCGACTGATCTGATAGTTTTCAGCCGTCAGATTGATCGTCTCGGTGACGATAATATCACCGTCCCGCTCAACCTCGATGCCGACGTCAAACCGGTTGATGACTTCCTCGCCCATGGCCGTCAGCCCGACCCACAGCGCGATGAAGAGAACAGTACAGAATCTCAGCATTAGCGACCGGCTCCGAAATCGACCTCTGGGACCGCGCGGTCTGCGGTCACAATCTCGAAATACTGCGCCTGGCTGAACCCGAACGGACCAGCAATCAGACCGGCCGGAAAACTCTCGACCAGCGTGTTCAGTTCGCGGACCGCGCCATTGTAGAACCGACGCGCCATTTCGATCTTGTTTTCGGTGTCGGACAGCTCGTCCTGGAGGTCCTTGTAATTGGCGCTCGCTTTCAGGTCCGGATAGTCTTCCGCAACCGCCATGAGCTT
This window harbors:
- a CDS encoding DUF2207 domain-containing protein, producing MLRFCTVLFIALWVGLTAMGEEVINRFDVGIEVERDGDIIVTETINLTAENYQISRGIFRDLPRYYTQTEGGDRLRYDYRVMSVRRDGRDEPYETSTEDNAWRIRIGNPDVILPRGEHVYVVRYRVKNQIRYHETYDELYWNVTGSYWAFPILTATAEVRFPDGVQMVQQAGYTGGLGEKASAYRFRRDGDAFVFETTEPLARNQGLTIAVGIEKGMIDPPSTSDKTSIWWQLYGSLAVLMASLVGVFIFLYRSWDKVGRDPPKGPVFARYEAPKGYSPAAVHHIYHRGFSGHDALIATLVNLGVKGFVDIDAQRKTNTVLTPKSGSQGKLPEEEALLDRKLFSSGTLTLGDKYNASFTSAYTAFRKKLSNKFGSAYFKWNLGYTMVAIILSAIAIVFAIRHSANWSILLTGAVIALALLNGLFMYLMPAATPKGQKVRSEIEGFKLYLEKAEKLQLNAAEVGTDRPPPMTKERYETFLPYAIALGVEEPWTKHFEKMLPKEAEAYNPAWAHMAHRSGGWGNVNRAITSNISSAVTSSMPKSSGSSGSGGGGFSGGGGGGGGGGGW